Genomic segment of Ralstonia pickettii:
CACCAGCATCCCTACCTGTTCCGCACTTCGGTACGCGCGAATCTTGCTTATGGGCTCATCACGGGCGCGCATCGCGCGGCACGTGCAGAGTTGAATGCCCGCGTCGACGATGCGCTGCGCTGGGCGGGCCTGCAACATGTGGTGGATGTGCCGCCCGAGCGCCTGTCCGGCGGCGAAACGCAACGTCTTGCATTGGCGCGGGCGCGCGCTCTGCACACGGACGTGCTGCTGCTCGACGAACCGACGTCGAACCTGGACGGCGCCGCACGCGAGCAAGTCATTGCACTTGTGGGAGAACTGGCAGCAGAGGGCCGCACGCTGCTGATGGTCTGCCACGACCGCGAACTCATCAACCTGCCCGGCGTGGCGCGCTGGAAGCTAGAGCACGTCGACGGACAGGGCCGGCTCGAAATGCGCGGGCACCACGCCGCGTAGGGCATTGCATACGGCGATGGCCTCGGCGCGGGCGACATCCGCGCGGGTGAGCAAGCGCTCTTGCAGCGGCCCGCCCAGCCACGGCGAAGCGTCTTTCAGCAGCACGGCGCGCATCACCCCCGGCAAGACCCCCGCTGACAGCGGCGGCGTCCACCACGCGCCATCGAGCTTGACCAGCAACGTGCTGCGCCCGCCTTCGGCCAGGGTGCCATCGGCGTTGAAGAACACCGCATCGAATGCACCCTCGCGCTCGGCCGCCTGCCAGGCAGCGTCGTAGCCTTCGCGCAACGTGGTCTTGTGCGTCGGCAGACTGTGCGTGATCTCGCGCGATTGCGGCGCAACGAGCAGGCGGACCGGCGCATCCCAGCTCGCATGCAGCGGCGACAGCGGCACGGCCGATACGTTTGCCGAGCCATTCGGCGTCAGCAATAAGCGCATCCGATAAGCGCCCTCGCCTTCGAGCGTTGCGCACGCACGCGCCACGTCATTCGTCAGCACAGTGCGATCGAACGGGAAACCGAATGCGGCCGCCGACCGCTCCAGCCGCGCCAGATGCCAATCCAGCAGTGGCACGCCCTCGCGCGTCGCGCGCATCGTCTCGAACAACGACAACCCCGG
This window contains:
- a CDS encoding ABC transporter ATP-binding protein — protein: MSASSQPTMVFEGLRCQHGARVLFEIPRLALSAGHAIVITGANGVGKTTLLRMLAGLAPAHGATVDLGRGQQALSPYPAELRARLTYVHQHPYLFRTSVRANLAYGLITGAHRAARAELNARVDDALRWAGLQHVVDVPPERLSGGETQRLALARARALHTDVLLLDEPTSNLDGAAREQVIALVGELAAEGRTLLMVCHDRELINLPGVARWKLEHVDGQGRLEMRGHHAA